A single Amphiura filiformis chromosome 19, Afil_fr2py, whole genome shotgun sequence DNA region contains:
- the LOC140141060 gene encoding uncharacterized protein, producing MISYFTKRVCVLCVVIVFCQGQTDAFILTNFAEEEQIQDNTQKVDTNVLDPPDPFSNQPVDADFPGLQDPSANQPGDTDVGLLGLSDPSSSQQGAQGADGGGGTLLADEGLIKNRTKRRDTDCGRSPEGVKAPCISCDGSDSTLFTDVNGLQCWCEICRPPKYMRVPCICGEGHEVLSGPTCSLPKHDEEFMAHSNWCDRPFKCSKCKGDLIVTFNCTAYIDTICNCPKDTYHANETICQPIPTCDIDYEIQEIRTDTRYSTYECRPCKEGFTQQEQDSWERCVEKNAADTTEPPANVGDKTDGQRTDNHDAGHLSPSSGNPPSTKSTSQLPSEQVNCSLACPCNFTEAQYSTDTLITNTSATDKDHSNCNDTNTYGILNAQKSGHDYWHIIVITLLVIAIFVCIPISLVYGSKHPEKVEWLATKIGVHGWIYRSLGADLDQCSEQGLPQSGESSGSLADVTTDGDETQRLTLDSVEESSTSAIDHSVENPTGHRLFNEESAKGGRRGMAQKKYATKRSSSKT from the exons ATGATTTCTTATTTCACAAAACGTGTCTGTGTTCTATGTGTGGTGATAGTTTTCTGCCAGGGCCAG ACGGATGCGTTTATTCTCACCAATTTTGCGGAAGAGGAGCAAATACAAGACAATACACAAAAAGTTGACACAAATGTACTGGACCCACCAGATCCGTTTTCAAATCAACCAGTTGACGCAGATTTTCCAGGCCTACAAGATCCGTCCGCAAATCAACCTGGTGACacagatgtaggcctactaggcctatcaGATCCGTCTTCAAGTCAACAAGGTGCTCAGGGTGCAGATGGTGGTGGAGGTACGCTGCTTGCAGATGAAGGATTGATTAAAAATCGAACGAAGAGACGCGATACCGATTGTGGGCGAAGTCCGGAAGGAGTG AAGGCCCCATGTATTTCATGTGATGGAAGTGATTCTACCTTATTCACTGATGTGAACGGTTTGCAATGCTGGTGTGAGATTTGCCGTCCTCCCAAATACATGCGTGTTCCTTGTATATGTGGAGAAGGTCACGAGGTGTTGTCTGGCCCAAC TTGTAGTCTACCCAAGCATGATGAAGAATTCATGGCCCATTCCAACTGGTGTGACAGACCCTTTAAGTGTTCAAAGTGCAAAGGGGATTTAATAGTA ACATTCAACTGCACTGCATATATAGATACGATATGCAACTGTCCTAAGGATACCTACCATGCTAATGAGACAATCTGTCAACCTATTCCAACTTGTGATATAGACTATGAGATTCAGGAAATTCGAACAG ACACTAGGTACAGCACATATGAGTGTAGACCATGTAAGGAAGGCTTTACCCAGCAAGAACAAGACAGTTGGGAAAGATGTGTTGAAAAGAATGCAGCGGACACCACAGAGCCACCTGCGAATGTTGGTGACAAAACTGATGGACAAAGAACAGATAATCATG ATGCTGGGCATTTGTCTCCCAGTTCTGGAAATCCACCTTCTACTAAATCTACTTCACAGTTGCCATCAG AACAAGTCAACTGCTCTTTGGCATGTCCATGTAATTTTACCGAGGCACAGTATTCTACAGATACCTTGATTACCAACACATCGGCTACAGATAAAGATCATAGCAACTGCAATGATACAAATACTTACGGAATTTTGAATGCACAAAAGTCCGGGCATGATTATTGGCATATCATAGTGATAACTCTTTTAGTCATTGCTATTTTTGTCTGTATTCCGATTTCTTTGGTATATGGTAGTAAACACCCAGAAAAAGTAGAATGGTTAGCAACTAAGATTGGGGTACATGGATGGATATACAGGAGCTTGG GTGCAGATTTAGACCAATGTTCTGAACAAGGACTTCCACAATCTGGAGAATCATCAGGAAGTCTAGCAGATGTAACAACTGATGGGGATGAAACTCAGAGGTTAACTTTGGATTCTGTTGAGGAGTCAAGCACAAGTGCAATAGATCACTCAGTTGAAAATCCTACTGGTCATCGCCTCTTCAATGAAGAAAGTGCAAAGG GAGGTCGAAGAGGCATGGCACAAAAGAAGTATGCAACAAAAAGGAGCAGCAGCAAGACTTAA